The genomic region TCTACGTGGTGACAGACACATGGCCGATTTCCTCGTGTGCTACGGGACCGGTGAAGGACAGACAGCGAAGGTAGCCGCCGCCATCGAGGCGGACCTCGCGGCACGCGGCCACGAGGTCACGACGGTCGACCTGACCGAGTTGCCGCCCACACTCGACGTGACGGCCTTCGACGCGGTGCTCGTCGGTGCGTCCATCCACATGGGGACCCACCAGAAGCACGTCGCCGCGTTCGTCCGGGAGAACCGGCGCGAACTCGCGTCGCGCCCGTCCGGGTTCTTCCAGGTCTGCCTGTCGAGCGCGGTCGAGGACGAGGCCAGACAGCTCGAGGCCGCCCGCTACGTCGAGGAGTTCGTCGAGAAGACGAGCTGGCATCCCGACCGGGTGGCCAGCTTCGCGGGGGCCATCCGTTACTCCGAGTACGGCCTGCTCAAGCGCGTCATGATGAAGAAGATCGCCAGCGAGGCGACCGGCGACACGGACACGTCCCGCGATTACGAGTACACCGACTGGGACGCGGTGGACGAGTTCGCCGTCGGGTTCGCCGAGTTCGTCGAGGGCGAGTCGGCGGCCGGCGAACCGGACGCGGCCACCGCGAGGTAGCGCGATGGGCACATCCTCTCTCGCGCTGCCACGCCGGCTCCTGGCCGCCTCGCTCGTGACGCTCGTTCTGGCGACGCTCGCCGCCGGTGCGGGCCTGCTCGTGCCGTCGCTCTACCGCGATTCGGACCCGCTCCTCCCGCAGCTCTACGGCCAGGACTTCCTGACGCTGACGGTGGCGGTCCCGGCGCTGGCCGTCGCGCTCCTCCTGGCGGCACGCGGGTCGGTCCGGGGGTACGTCGCCTGGCTCGGCGTCACCGGCTACCTGCTGTACACCTACGCCTCCTACGCGGTGATGACGGCGTTCAACCCGCTCTATCTCGTGTACGTTGCACTGTTCGGGCTGGCGCTGTTCACGCTCGCCGCGGGGGTCGCACGACTCGACCCCGACGTGGTGCGCCGGCAGGTCGGCGACGGGCCGGTCCGGGCGGCCGTCGCCTACCAGGTCGTCGTGGCGCTGCTGGTCGGCGTGCTCTGGCTGGCCGACGTGGTACCCGCGAGCATCTCGGGGACCATCCCGGCGGCCATCGAGAACACCGGCCTGGTCACGCCCGTCATCCAGTCGCTCGACCTCGCGGTGCTCCTGCCCGCGTTCGCGCTGTCGGCGTACTGGCTGTGGCGGGGGCGCGCCTGGGGGTACGCCTTCACTGCCGTCCTGCTCGTGAAGGCGACGACGCTCGGGCTCGCGGTCCTGGCGATGGTCGCCGTGATGCTCCGGGACGGGCAGCCGGTTTCGGCGCCACAGATAGTCGTCTTCGTCCTCCTGAGTGTGGCTGGGTTGGCCGTGACCGGCTGGTTCCTCCGTGCCATCGGCCCGGACAGCGACGCGACCCGGACCGCGACGGTCACGGCCGACTCACCCGGCCACTGACCCGGAATCGAGTTTGCGAGACGACCTTTTCCCCCTCCGTACCGTACACACCCCATGAGAGACCTCTCGGATACCGTCGCGCTCGTGACCGGGGCGAGTCGCGGCGTCGGTCGAGGCATCGCCGAAGAACTCGGGGCGGCCGGCGCAACGGTGTACGTCACCGGGCGAAGCGTCGCGGAGGACACGACGGAGGACATGCCCGGGACGGTGACGGAGACGGCCACACTCGTCACCGAGGCCGGTGGCGAGGGCATCGCCGTCGAGTGCGACCACACGGACGATTCGGCGGTCGAGACGCTGTTCGACCGTATCGAGAGCGACCACGGCGGCCTCGACCTGCTCGTGAACAACGTCTGGGGTGGCTACGAGGGCCACGACGAGACGTTCGGCTACCCGTTCTGGAAGCAACCCATCGACCGCTGGGACCGCATGTTCGACGCCGGCGTCCGGGCGCACTTCACGACCAGCCAGCTCGCGGCCCCGCTGATGCGTGCCCAGCAAGACGGCCTCATCGTCGGTATCTCGGCGGGTGACGGCGAGAAGTTCCGCGGCAGCGTCCCCTACGACGTGGCCAAGACCGCGGTCGACCGCCTGCATCAGGGGATGGCGTACGAACTCGAACCCGACGGGGTGACCTCACTCGTGGTCTATCCCGGCTTCACCCGGACCGAACGAGTCGTCTCGTCGTTCGATTCGGTCGGCGAGGAGCTGCCCGAAGGCACCCACTCGCCCGAGTTCGTCGGCCGGGCCGTGGTCGCGCTGGCGGCCGACGAGGACGTGTTCTCGAAGACCGGCGGCATCTTCAAAGTGGGCGACCTCGCCCGCGAGTACGACTTCACGGACACCGACGGGAGCCAGCCCGAGCCGTACGACCTCCCGACGGACCCGGTCTGAGCAGGCAGCGGTGGCCGGTCGGGCCACGCTGGTGACACGAGCAGGCGTCACCGAGACGAACTGAGACACGACCACCGCGGCCCTCACCGCTTCTCCGGGGGTCCTCTCGAAGTTCGTCCCTCGGTAGCACGTCACAGGAACCGGCAACGTCGTCGTCCATCTCGGTGACGCGACAGGTATGGCCGGGACGGGGAGGTACAACCCCGCAACCGGCGTGTATGTGATTACCTAGCGCGGCAACGCGCAGCTCTACTCATGAATACGGTCGAACGCTGGAAACAGGAGAAGCACCCGCTCGACGTGCTCGACGACGTGCGGGAGTACGCCGCCGAAGGCCTCTCGTTCGCGGATATCGAGGAACGGGCCGGCGACGGCGAGTGGGAACGGCTGAAGTGGGCCGGGCTGTACGCCCACGGCAACCATCGCGGCTACTTCATGCTGCGGACGAAGGTCCCCGGCGGCCGACTCACACCCGAACAGGCCAGGGTCATCGGCGAGGTCGCCACCGAGTACGCGACCGCCCCGCCCGAACACGGTGGGAGCGACCAGAATCCCGTGTGGGGCGACGCCTACCTCGATATCACGACCAGACAGGACGTGCAGATGCACTGGATCCGCATCGAGGACCTCCCCGAGATATGGGACCGCTACGACGAGGTCGGCCTGACGACGGTCCAGGGCTGTGGCGACTCCGCCCGGAACGTGCTGGGTTGTCCCGCGGCCGGACTGGACCACCACGAGTGCTTCGACGCCCAGCCGGTGGTCGACGCAGTCTCTGACTTCTTCACCGGGAATCGCGAGTACGCCAACCTGCCCCGGAAGTTCAAACTCACCATCACGGGCTGCCGGCACGACTGCGCGCAGTCCCAGATAAACGACCTCGGGCTCGTTCCGGCTCGCAGCGTCGTGGACGGTGAGGACTTCTACGGCTTTCACGTCCGGGTCGGCGGCGGTCTCTCCGACGGCCCGCGGATGGCCTCGGACCTCGACGTGTTCGTCCGACCCGAGGACGTAGTCGAGTTCTGTCGCGCCGTCGCCCAGACGTTCAAGGAGTTAGGCGACCGCCACAACCGCGGCGTCTGCCGGATGCGCTACCTCGTCCAGCAACTCGGTCCCGAGACGTTCGAGCAGGCGGTCCGGGACCGCTGCACGGTCGACCTCCCCGGCAGGGGCACCGACCTGACCGAGGGCTACCGCGGCGACCACGTCGGCGTCCACACGCAGAAAGACGACTCGCTCAGGTACGTCGGGTTCAACGTCGTCGCGGGCCGTATCGGCGGCGAAGAGTTCGCCGCGGCCGCCCGCGCCGCCCAGGCGTACGGCACCGAGGACGCGACCGTCAGACTCGCCACCGACCAGAACTTCCTCGTGAGTCACATCCCCGAAGACAGGGTCGACGACCTGCTCGCCGAACCGTTTGCGGCGGACTACCAGCCAGACCCCGGCCCGTTCTCTCGCGGCGCGGTCGGCTGCACCGGCAGCGAGTTCTGCAACTACGGCATCATCGAGACCAAGCTCCGCATCCGCCGGTGGGCGAAGGCACTCGACGAACAGGTCGTCGTCCCGGATGACGTGGACGTGGTCAGGCTGCATCTGTCCGGCTGTTCCGCCTCCTGTGCCCAGCCCCAGATTGCGGACGTCGGCTTCCGCGGCGAGACCGTCAAGATCGACCGCGGCGGCGAGGGTGACGACATCGTCGAGGGTGTCGACTTCGGCCTCGGCGGGAGTCTCGGCAGCGACAACGAGTTCCTCGACTGGGTCGAGACCGCGGTGCCTGCGGACGCGGTGGTTCCCGCACTGGAACAGCTCCTGCAGGCGTTCGTGACCGACCGCGAGGCCGGCGAGCGCTTCTACCAGTGGTGCCGCCGGGTCGGCAACGACCGGCTTCGGCAGGTCATGCAACGGGCCGACGCGAACGTCTCGGGAGGTGTCGCACATGGCGACTGAGGACGAGGAGCGGGGCGACGCCCCGGAGCAGTACGAGTCCGTGATTCCGGCCGACGTGGCCCCGGAGTTGACCGAACCGGGTGACGGCAAGCGAGAGCGTGACCCGGCCCCCGTCCCACACGTCCCCGAGACCGACCGGGACGCCGGGAACCCGACAGTCCCGACCGTTTCGACCAGTTCGTCAGGGGGTGACGCTGGCTGCTCCGGCGACACCTGCACCTGCGGCGACGCTGCCCCCGTCACCGACGG from Haloarchaeobius sp. HME9146 harbors:
- a CDS encoding flavodoxin domain-containing protein, producing the protein MADFLVCYGTGEGQTAKVAAAIEADLAARGHEVTTVDLTELPPTLDVTAFDAVLVGASIHMGTHQKHVAAFVRENRRELASRPSGFFQVCLSSAVEDEARQLEAARYVEEFVEKTSWHPDRVASFAGAIRYSEYGLLKRVMMKKIASEATGDTDTSRDYEYTDWDAVDEFAVGFAEFVEGESAAGEPDAATAR
- a CDS encoding SDR family NAD(P)-dependent oxidoreductase; protein product: MRDLSDTVALVTGASRGVGRGIAEELGAAGATVYVTGRSVAEDTTEDMPGTVTETATLVTEAGGEGIAVECDHTDDSAVETLFDRIESDHGGLDLLVNNVWGGYEGHDETFGYPFWKQPIDRWDRMFDAGVRAHFTTSQLAAPLMRAQQDGLIVGISAGDGEKFRGSVPYDVAKTAVDRLHQGMAYELEPDGVTSLVVYPGFTRTERVVSSFDSVGEELPEGTHSPEFVGRAVVALAADEDVFSKTGGIFKVGDLAREYDFTDTDGSQPEPYDLPTDPV
- a CDS encoding nitrite/sulfite reductase, with translation MNTVERWKQEKHPLDVLDDVREYAAEGLSFADIEERAGDGEWERLKWAGLYAHGNHRGYFMLRTKVPGGRLTPEQARVIGEVATEYATAPPEHGGSDQNPVWGDAYLDITTRQDVQMHWIRIEDLPEIWDRYDEVGLTTVQGCGDSARNVLGCPAAGLDHHECFDAQPVVDAVSDFFTGNREYANLPRKFKLTITGCRHDCAQSQINDLGLVPARSVVDGEDFYGFHVRVGGGLSDGPRMASDLDVFVRPEDVVEFCRAVAQTFKELGDRHNRGVCRMRYLVQQLGPETFEQAVRDRCTVDLPGRGTDLTEGYRGDHVGVHTQKDDSLRYVGFNVVAGRIGGEEFAAAARAAQAYGTEDATVRLATDQNFLVSHIPEDRVDDLLAEPFAADYQPDPGPFSRGAVGCTGSEFCNYGIIETKLRIRRWAKALDEQVVVPDDVDVVRLHLSGCSASCAQPQIADVGFRGETVKIDRGGEGDDIVEGVDFGLGGSLGSDNEFLDWVETAVPADAVVPALEQLLQAFVTDREAGERFYQWCRRVGNDRLRQVMQRADANVSGGVAHGD